Below is a genomic region from Demequina sp. NBRC 110054.
CGCTCGAGCTCACCGAGACCCAGATCGAGGGTCACGACGAGACCGCGGGCCGCGGCGATACCGAGCAGATGCTCGTGGTCTCCGTCGGCGACGGGCGCCAGCTCGCGATGCCGCTCGGCGCGGTCACCCGCCTCGAGCGCCTGCCCGCGACGGTCCTCGAGACCGTCGGAGGCGCGAGCGTCATGCAGTACCGGGACCGCATCACCCCCGTGGTCGACCTGGCGCAGATGCTCGGCGCCGGCGCGGCCTTCCGCGAGGAGCTGGCCTTCGTGGTCTGCACGCGCGGCGACCGGACGGTGGCGCTCATCGCCAACGAGGTGGTCGACATCGTCGACTCGAGCGCCGAGGAGCGCTCCGAGGTGTCGGGCTACGGTCTGCTCGGCTCGATCGTGGTCAAGGACAAGGTCACCGAGCTGCTTGACCTCGAGGCCGCGGTCACCGCCGCGGACGCCTCCTTCTACGAGGTGGACGACACCGTCTTCAACGAGTCTCAGGTCGCCGAGCTCATCGGCGCCGGTAAGGGAGCCTGACATGCTGCACCAGCTCGCCACGTTCAAGCTCGACGACCGCCTCTACGGCGTCGACGTCGCCAGGGTCCAGGAGGCCCTCAAGATCCAGGCCCACACCCCGGTGCCTCACGCGCCCCGCACGGTCGCCGGCCTGGTGAACCTCCGCGGCCAGGTGGTCCTCATGGTCGACCTCCGAGCCCGTCTCGGCCGCGAGCCCTACGGCCCCGACGACGAGCCGATGATGATGGTCGTCAACATCGACGGCGAGCCCATCTCGCTCCTCGTCGACGCGGTCGGCGACGTGCTCGAGCTCGACCCCGACACGTTCGGCCCGCCGCCGCCCACCCTGGAGGAGTCGCTCCAGGAGCTCGTCACCGGCGTGTACTCGATGGAGGACGAGCTGCTGCTCTCCCTCGACGTCGACCTCGCCGCGCAGGTCTGATCGACCACTCACTTCCCAGTTCCCCACGTCGGACCCGCGAGGGCCCGGCACCACCCTGGCGCATGACGCGCCGGTACAGGAGACACGATGTCAACGCAGAGCGGAGGCGTTCCCCGCGAACGCCTGGGCCCCCGGATGGGCGGTCGCTGATGGCCACCATCAAGGTCCTCGTCGTCGACGACTCCGTCGTGGTGCGCCGCATCGTCACCGAAGCGCTCGCCGCCGACCCGTCGATCGAGATCGTCGGCGTCGCGCAGAACGGCCAGATCGCCCTGACCAAGGTCGCGTCCCTCAAGCCGGACCTCATCACGATGGACATCGAGATGCCCATCATGAACGGCATCGAGACCGTGACGGAGCTGCGTCGTCGCAACGTGCGCACCCCGATCATCATGTTCTCGACGCTCACGTCGCACGGCGCGTCCGCCACCCTGGATGCGCTCGCCGCGGGCGCCACGGACTACGTCACCAAGCCCACCCGCGTCGCCGACCCGACCGAGGCCGTCGGCGTCATCAAGCAGCAGCTGCTGCCGAAGATCAAGGCACTCGTCGGCCGTCCGCGGCTCAGCGCCCCGGCCCGGGTCGCTGAGGCCCAGGGACCGCTGCGTCGGCCTCGCGCCGTCGTCATCGGCTCCTCCACGGGAGGCCCCGAGGCGCTGTCGAAGGTCATCGGTGCGCTGCCAGCCGCGCTGCCCGTACCCGTGCTCGTGACGCAGCACATGCCCCCCGTCTTCACCGCCCAGCTCGCCAACCGGCTCGACCGGCTCGGCCCGTCCCACGTGGTCGAGGCCAAGGAGGGCGACCGCCTGGACCCGGGCCGCATCTACGTCGCACCCGGAGACTTCCACCTCGAGGCGCGGAGCCAGGGCGCGCTCGTGAAGGCCACCGTCCACCAGGGCCCGCAGGTGAACTTCTGCCGCCCCGCGGTCGACGTGATGTTCGACTCCGCCGTGCGCGTGTGGGGAGGCGACCTGCTCGCCGTGATCCTCACGGGCATGGGTGCCGACGGCCGCGAGGGAGCCCGCAAGATCAAGGACGCCGGAGGTCGCGTGATCGTTCAGGACGAGGCCACCTCGGTGGTCTGGGGGATGCCCGGCGCCGCCGCCACGGCGGGCCTTGCGCATCAGATCCTTCCGATCACGGAGATCGCGCCCGCGATCGCGGCCGTGTTCGCCGGACGGACCACCCCGACAGGAACCGCCCCGAGGGGCGCAGGAAGAGTGGGGGTGGCGCGATGACTATCGCACCCGAGGCATTCGACTTCGTCGCGACGCTGGTGCGCCAGCGCGCCGCGATCCAGCTCGAGAAGGGCAAGGAGTATCTGGTGGAGAGCCGCCTGGCTCCGCTCGCACGCTCCGCCGGCGCGCCCAACGTGGACGCCTATGTGCGCACGCTCCGCGCGAACACCGGGCTGCACGACGCGGTCGTCGAGGCGCTCACCACCAACGAGACCTCGTGGTTCCGCGACATCAGCCCGTTCAACATGCTGCGCCAGCACGTGATCCCCGAGCTCCGGAACCAGGGCAAGCGGCACCTCAAGGTGTGGTCCGCCGCGTGCTCGTCCGGCCAGGAGCCGTACTCGATCGCGATGACGGTCAAGGACCACCACTCGGACCTGGGGCTCTCGGTCACCGCGACCGACCTGTCCGAGGAGGTGCTCGCCAAGGCTCGCCTCGGCGCGTACAGCCAGCTCGAGGTCAACCGCGGGCTTCCCGCCCCGGTCCTCGTGAAGCATTTCGTGCGCAAGGGCGCGACCTTCGAGATCAGCCCCGCGCTGCGTGATCAGATCACGTTCCGCAAGCACAACCTGCTGGACCAGCCGCCCATGGGCGGACCGTTCGACATCGTGTTCATTCGCAACGTCCTCATCTACTTCGACGTCGCGACGAAGCGCGAGGTGCTCTCCAAGGTCAGGCGATCCCTGGCCCCCGGCGGGTACCTGTTCCTCGGCGCCGCCGAGACCACCATTGGAATCGACGACTCCTGGGAACGCGTCCACGTGGGTGGCGCCTCCGTATACAGGCCTCGCGAAGGGAAATAGACGACATGAAGGCACTTGTCATCGATGACTCGCGCGTCATGCGCCGGATCGTCGGAGGAATCCTCACCGGCGTCGGCTTCGACGTGGTCGAGGCCGGGGACGGCAAGGAGGCGCTCGCGCGCCTCGAGGAGAACGACGACGTGCAGCTGTGCTGCATCGACTGGAACATGCCGGTGATGACCGGATTCGAGTTCGTGGTCGAGGCGCGCAAGCGCGACGAGTGGCGCGACATCACGCTGATGATGGTCACGACGGAGGGCGAGCAGAACCAGATCGTGCGCGCCCTCGCCGCCGGCGCCCACGAGTACGTCATCAAGCCGTTCACCCCCGATGTGATCGTCGACAAGCTCCAGTTCCTGGGGCTCGTCGAGGCGAAGGAGACGCTATGACCGTCACGACCATGTGGGAGGTCCTCGCCGACCCGGACCCCGTCTTCACGATCGCGGAGGACCTCTTCGCGACGATGATCGACGGCGAGCCGGGCCACCTGATCCGGTGGTACGGCGAGCGGCCCGCGATCCTCCACCCGACCTACACGTGGGTCGACGTCCTCGGAGGAGACCAGGACGCCCGTGTGCTGATCTCGATGGGACGCGAGACCGGGGACGACCTGGCCCGCGTGCTGTTCGACCTCGAGGACACGGACGACGTGCCCGACACCGATTTCGACGATGCGGTGGGAGAGCTGGTGAACGTGGTCGGCGGCAACGTCAAGTCGCTCGTCACGCACCCCGGCGCCCTCACCATGCCGATGGTCTCCGGCGGCATGCCGGAGATGGGCGGCCTGGAGCCCGTGGTCGATGCCTGCGTCACCTGGAAGGGCTCGCTCGTGTGCGTGAGCCTCTGGGTGTTCGACAAAGAAACCGCAACCGAGTCCTAACCCGACTGAAGAGAAAGAGAGGTGGCCGACATGAAGGTTGTCGTCGCCGATGACAGCCGCGTCATGCGGCAGATCGTGATCCGCACGCTCCGCCAGGCGGGTTACGACTGGTGGGAGATCGAGGAGGCCGAGAACGGCGCCGATGCTCTCACGAAGATCCAGGCCAGCCAGCCCGACTTCGTGCTGTCCGACTGGAACATGCCCGAGATGACCGGGATCGAGCTGCTGCGCAACCTGCGCGCCGCGGGTGACGAGACGCCGTTCGCGTTCGTCACCTCGGAGGGCTCGGACCAGATGCGTGAGACGGCCGACCAGGCCGGCGCGCTGTTCCTCATCGCCAAGCCGTTCACCGCGGACACGTTCCGCGACACGATCGACCCCCTGCTCGCATGACCGCCGTCGACCTCCAGCCCACGCCGGTGCCCACGGCGTTCGAGGTGAGGGAGCTCTTCGAGGGCATGCTGGGCCGCGGCGTGGAGTGGTCCGACGGCAAGAAGGTCGACCCGCTCGATGGCGCCGCGTGCGCCACGTACGTGGACGACTTCGGCAACGTGCTGGCAATCGCGCTCGCGGACGTCCCGCTCATCGCCCGCGGCGGCTCGGCGATCGCGCTGATGCCGCAGAACGGCGCCGAGCAGGCGGTGTCGAGCGGCCTCGTCACGCCGCCGCAGTTCGACAACATGTCGGAGATCCTCAACGTGGCAGCCTCGCTGTTCAACAAGAAGGACACGGTGCACCTCAAGCTCAAGGACACCTACGCGCCGCGAGAGACCCTCCCCGGCGACGTCAACTCGCTCGCCCTCCAGGAGGGTGCGCGCCTCGACGGCACGCTGAGCATCCAGGGCTACGGCGACGGACGGATCTCGATCGTCGTCGCGTTCTAGGCGTCACCCCCTCGCCGGGCGCGGCAACCCTCCCTTTCTGCGCCGCGCCCGGCACATACAGGCCCGCGGGCCCGCTGCACCCTCGCCAGGTTGCGCGGCCCGCGGGCTTCGTCGTGCCCGGACCATACTTCGGCGACTTTCGACATTTTGCATCATGCTGAATAAGTGATCAGCGTCTCGCAAAATATCGATGAAAGGTGGACCAGATTATTGCATCATTCCTGCAAGAGCAGCGTTTACCGCCTCTCACAATTCCATGAACCTGCCCGATGAGGTGGGTATCGCTCCGTATTGCGACGGAGAAATGACAGAGAAAGCAGTGAGATGGCAATATTCAGGCAAAACCGTCGGGCCCGGCGTCGTTTCACGCTTTCGGCCCAAATCTTCTCGGCCTTCGGCGTCGTGCTCGCGGCGCTCATCGCCGTCGGCGTCGCGGGCGTCAGCCAGTTGATCGCGCTCAAGAGCGCGAGCCATGCGCTCATCGAGAGCAGCCAGCAGGCGGACGAGTACGTCATGGACATGGAGGTCACGTGGTCGGAGGTCGTGAAGCAGCACCTTCGCGTCGACTCCGCCGCCGAGTCGGGTGACGCCGCAGCGCTCGAGGCCGCGTGGGCGCAGCAGGAGGTGACCTTCCAGGACTTCGACGCGGCCATCGGCACCTTCGTCACCTACTACGAGGAGGAGTTCGGCGTCGCCGTCGGGGACCTCGCCCGCAAGGTCGCCGACTGGGCCACCTTCCAGGAGACGGCCGATGCGATCTTCAACCCGGCCTCCACTGCGGTGGCTGAGGGCGACGACTCGGAGCTCGAGGCGCAGATGGACGTCATCCGCGAGAACATCGACGAGCTCGTGGACGAGGTCGACGCCACCGTCGCGGCCGAGGAGGCCGCTGTGGACGATAAGGCCACCGCCACCGAGGTCGTCATGATCGCCACGCAGCTCGGCGGCATCCTCGTCGCCATCGTCGTCGGCATCATCCTTGCTCGCCGCATCAGCGGCGGGGTCGGCAAGGTCGAGCGCTCGCTCGAGGCTCTCGCCGAGGGCGACCTCACGGCCGCAGCGGTCGTCACCACCAATGACGAGATCGGCGACATGGCCCGCGCTCTCGCGTCCGCCCAGACTGCGCTGCGCGAGACGATGGCCGAGGTCATCCGGTCGGCGCAGACAGTCGCGTCCGCCGCGGAGGAGCTGTCCGCCGCGAATGCGCAGGTCGCCGCCGGCTCGCAGGAGGCCAGCGTCCAGGCGGGCGCCGTCGCGACCGCGGCCGAGGAGGTGAACCGGTCGGTGCAGGCGGTGTCCGCCGGCGCGGAGGAGATGGGCGCGTCGATCAAGGAGATCTCGCACAACGCCAACGAGGCGGCGCGCATCGCGACCAACGCGACGAGCGTCGCGGATGCGGCGAACGATCAGGTCGGCAAGCTCGGCGTCTCGAGCCAGGAGATCGGCAACGTCATCAAGGTCATCACCGGCATCGCCGAGCAGACCAACCTGCTCGCCCTCAACGCGACGATCGAGGCCGCTCGCGCGGGCGAGGCGGGCAAGGGCTTCGCCGTCGTGGCCTCCGAGGTCAAGGATCTGGCGCAGGAGACCGCCAAGGCGACCGAGGAGGTGGCCCGCCGTGTCCAGGCCATCCAGGAGGACACCGGCGGCGCGGTCGATGCGATCGCGGAGATCTCGGACATCGTCAAGCAGATCTCGGACTTCCAGATGACGATCGCCTCGGCGGTCGAGGAGCAGACCGCGACCACCAGCGAGATGTCGCGAGGCGTGAACGAGGCGGCGACCGGTTCCGCTGGCATCGCGTCGAACGTCACCGCAGTGGCACAGACGAGCGCCGACTCGGCGGAGGTGCTGGATCAGATCGGAGCCTCGGTGAACGAGCTCGCGGAGCTCTCCGCGAACCTGCGCGCCAAGGTCGAGTTCTTCACCTACTGACGCCGCAAGCCTGCCGCTTGAGCAGGGTGAAGGCCCCGGGGCGCGGACTCGCCCCGGGGCCTTCACCGCGCGCATGCGGAATGGTTCGACGCCTTCGCGGCCTGCGAGCCCTGCTGTGTCTGCGCGCGGCCTCCCGCGTCGTCCCGACGCGGTCTTCTCAACAGCCGACCATCAGGGCCGATGGGGTGGCCAGGTCCCCCACCCGACGATTCATCCTGCGAACACAAGGAAGACCCATGGAAGAGAACACCGCATCGCGTCGAAGTCTCGGCGGCCTCCGCTTCCCGATCGGCGCACAGATCGCCGTCGTCGGCGGTGTGCTCCTTGCCGCTCTCGTCACCGTCGGCTTCGTGTCCTACGGCACGCTGCAGAGCGTCCGCTCGACGGACCTTGAACTGCTGCTCGAGCAGGAGGCGATGAACGCGGACATCCTGGAGCTGCAGGACACGCTGTGGTCCGCGCGGTCCGCCGCGCTGCGCCTCGAAGCCACCGGAGTGACCGACCCCGCCACGGCCGTGCCCCAGCTCGAGGAGACCTACGAGGCCTTCCTCGTCGCCTTCGATACCTTCGCCGTCGAGTACGAGGAGACCTACGGTGAGCCGCCCGCCGCGGCTGCTGAGCTTCCCGAGCTCTGGGAGACCTACACGACGATGATCCTGTCCGCGTGGGACTCGACTGCGCCGCAGTACGAGACGGAGGACAAGGTTGCCGCCGGCACCGCCGTCGTCGAGCTCGTCGCCTCGATCACGGAGGAGGTCAACGCGCACGGCGAGGAGGAGTTCGTCGCGTCCGAGGCCGCGGCGGCTCGCGCGCAGCTGGTGACCTGGATCGTGCTGGGCGTCGGCGCGCTCGTCGGCATGGCCTCGGGTGTGGTCATCTCGCGTCGCCTCCGAGTCGCGACGGAGAAGCTGGGCGCGTCACTCAAGGCGCTCGCGACTGGAGACCTCACCGTGGCTCCCGACGTCTCCTCGAACGACGAGATCGGCGACATGGCGACCGACGTGCGCACCGCCCAGGCGGCGCTGCGCGACACCATGGCGGAGGTCATCTCCTCCGCGCAGACTGTCGCGGCTGCGGCGGAGGAGCTGTCGGCGGCGAACGCTCAGGTGGCTGCGGGCTCGCAGGAGACCTCGACCCAGGCTGGTGTGGTGGCGAACGCTGCCGATGAGGTCAACCGCAATGTGCAGACCGTCGCTTCCGGTGCGGAGCAGATGGGTGCGTCGATCAAGGAGATCAGCCACAACGCCAACGAGGCGGCGCGCGTGGCGGCCAACGCCACGACCGTGGCGGAGTCCGCGAACGATCAGGTCGGCAAGCTGGGTGCCTCCTCGCAGGAGATCGGCAATGTCATCAAGGTGATCACCACGATCGCGGAGCAGACGAACCTGCTGGCGCTGAACGCGACGATCGAGGCTGCGCGTGCCGGCGAGGCCGGTAAGGGCTTCGCGGTCGTGGCGGGCGAGGTCAAGGACCTGGCGCAGGAGACGGCCAAGGCGACCGAGGAGGTGGCGCGTCGCGTGGCTGCCATCCAGGAGGACACCGGTGGTGCTGTCGAGGCGATCAACGAGATCTCGGAGATCGTCAAGCAGATCAACGACTTCCAGATGACGATCGCGTCGGCGGTCGAGGAGCAGACCGCGACCACGGGCGAGATGAGCCGCGGTGTGGCCGAGGCCGCGACCGGCAGCGCCGATATCGCGGGCAACATCTCCTCGGTCGCGCAGGCCTCCGCGGATGCCGCCCAGGTGCTGGACCAGATCGGCGCGAGCGTGAACGAGCTGGCGGAACTGTCCGCCAACCTGCGCGCGAAGGTCGACTACTTCACGTACTGATCCACCACTCGTGGTCGTCGGTCGCTCGTGCGGTCGACGGCCCGCCCCAAGAAGGTCCCGTGGCGTCCGGACTCGTCACGGGGCCTTCGGCGTTCCCGGACCGGGGACCGCCCGCGCCCTTGCGCACTGTCCGCCCCCGCATCGTCTCCATGCTCGACGGTGTGGCGCGCTTGACACCGGTTCGTTTCGCACCTGCCAACCGTGCTAACATTTCCCGGCACGCGCGAGTGGCGGAATAGGCAGACGCGCACGGTTCAGGTCCGTGTGCCCGAAAGGGCGTGGGGGTTCAACTCCCCCCTCGCGCACGTGAAGGCTGGTTCGGCTTATGAACCAGTTCTAGTGGGTCTATTGCCTCAGGCAAGGCCCGCGGAAGCTCTTCGGAGCTCCTAAGACGGCAAGAAGGCCGCCTGCGACATCAGTCGCAGGCGGCCTTCGCTGTTTCTTGGGTTTTGAGGGGGTTTGAAGGGCCTCTCGGGGAGGTTCTGGGCATGCTTGCGCCTCCGACCCCTGTGGGGCCGGAGGCGAGTTGTGCTGTTCGGTTCCGGAGGCGGCCGCGTTACGCGGCGACCTGGTTCGGTGGTGCGAGATCCTCGTCGCTCGTGGTTGTATCGCTGTACCGGCGCTTGAGTGGCGTGGGTCCGGGGTCTGTGGGAATCGGGCCGTGCTCGATCCTGTGGACGTTGAGATAGGCACGGATGCGCTTGACGTTGGTCAGCGCGAAGAACAAGGCGGTGGCGATGGCCTGCTTTGCCATGCCGCGTCCACGGCGGCGCTTCGTGTCGTCGAGACCGTCTTCCTTGACGTCCTTGTTGAACGTCTCGACGTGCTCACGCTTGCCGTACATCCGCTGCCATTCCGGGGACTTGTACTCGTAGTCCTGGTGGTACTTGCCGGTGACTTCATCGAGCTTGACCTTGTGGGAGGCCTGGTGTGCCAGGCAGATCTCGCCGGCCACGGCCTCGTCTGGGGGATTCTCGACGTCGACGCGGGTCCGACCATCGTTCATGATGGCCTCGAACTTCGCCTTCTGCGCGCGGTTCTCGATCTTCGAGACGACGAGTTCGCGCAGCGGACACCTCACATTGCCGTGAGGATCGGTCGCGGGGCACGAGATGCGAATCTCGCCATCCCGGTTGGCCGGGCCGTCCGTCTTGATGTTGAACATCGCACGTCGGTCGAGCTGCTGCCTGTAGGTGCCGTCGGGTTCGGCTGACTCAGCGT
It encodes:
- a CDS encoding methyl-accepting chemotaxis protein; amino-acid sequence: MAIFRQNRRARRRFTLSAQIFSAFGVVLAALIAVGVAGVSQLIALKSASHALIESSQQADEYVMDMEVTWSEVVKQHLRVDSAAESGDAAALEAAWAQQEVTFQDFDAAIGTFVTYYEEEFGVAVGDLARKVADWATFQETADAIFNPASTAVAEGDDSELEAQMDVIRENIDELVDEVDATVAAEEAAVDDKATATEVVMIATQLGGILVAIVVGIILARRISGGVGKVERSLEALAEGDLTAAAVVTTNDEIGDMARALASAQTALRETMAEVIRSAQTVASAAEELSAANAQVAAGSQEASVQAGAVATAAEEVNRSVQAVSAGAEEMGASIKEISHNANEAARIATNATSVADAANDQVGKLGVSSQEIGNVIKVITGIAEQTNLLALNATIEAARAGEAGKGFAVVASEVKDLAQETAKATEEVARRVQAIQEDTGGAVDAIAEISDIVKQISDFQMTIASAVEEQTATTSEMSRGVNEAATGSAGIASNVTAVAQTSADSAEVLDQIGASVNELAELSANLRAKVEFFTY
- a CDS encoding chemotaxis protein CheW, whose amino-acid sequence is MLHQLATFKLDDRLYGVDVARVQEALKIQAHTPVPHAPRTVAGLVNLRGQVVLMVDLRARLGREPYGPDDEPMMMVVNIDGEPISLLVDAVGDVLELDPDTFGPPPPTLEESLQELVTGVYSMEDELLLSLDVDLAAQV
- a CDS encoding response regulator, encoding MKALVIDDSRVMRRIVGGILTGVGFDVVEAGDGKEALARLEENDDVQLCCIDWNMPVMTGFEFVVEARKRDEWRDITLMMVTTEGEQNQIVRALAAGAHEYVIKPFTPDVIVDKLQFLGLVEAKETL
- a CDS encoding response regulator, whose protein sequence is MKVVVADDSRVMRQIVIRTLRQAGYDWWEIEEAENGADALTKIQASQPDFVLSDWNMPEMTGIELLRNLRAAGDETPFAFVTSEGSDQMRETADQAGALFLIAKPFTADTFRDTIDPLLA
- a CDS encoding methyl-accepting chemotaxis protein: MEENTASRRSLGGLRFPIGAQIAVVGGVLLAALVTVGFVSYGTLQSVRSTDLELLLEQEAMNADILELQDTLWSARSAALRLEATGVTDPATAVPQLEETYEAFLVAFDTFAVEYEETYGEPPAAAAELPELWETYTTMILSAWDSTAPQYETEDKVAAGTAVVELVASITEEVNAHGEEEFVASEAAAARAQLVTWIVLGVGALVGMASGVVISRRLRVATEKLGASLKALATGDLTVAPDVSSNDEIGDMATDVRTAQAALRDTMAEVISSAQTVAAAAEELSAANAQVAAGSQETSTQAGVVANAADEVNRNVQTVASGAEQMGASIKEISHNANEAARVAANATTVAESANDQVGKLGASSQEIGNVIKVITTIAEQTNLLALNATIEAARAGEAGKGFAVVAGEVKDLAQETAKATEEVARRVAAIQEDTGGAVEAINEISEIVKQINDFQMTIASAVEEQTATTGEMSRGVAEAATGSADIAGNISSVAQASADAAQVLDQIGASVNELAELSANLRAKVDYFTY
- a CDS encoding protein-glutamate O-methyltransferase CheR; protein product: MTIAPEAFDFVATLVRQRAAIQLEKGKEYLVESRLAPLARSAGAPNVDAYVRTLRANTGLHDAVVEALTTNETSWFRDISPFNMLRQHVIPELRNQGKRHLKVWSAACSSGQEPYSIAMTVKDHHSDLGLSVTATDLSEEVLAKARLGAYSQLEVNRGLPAPVLVKHFVRKGATFEISPALRDQITFRKHNLLDQPPMGGPFDIVFIRNVLIYFDVATKREVLSKVRRSLAPGGYLFLGAAETTIGIDDSWERVHVGGASVYRPREGK
- a CDS encoding chemotaxis protein CheX — protein: MTVTTMWEVLADPDPVFTIAEDLFATMIDGEPGHLIRWYGERPAILHPTYTWVDVLGGDQDARVLISMGRETGDDLARVLFDLEDTDDVPDTDFDDAVGELVNVVGGNVKSLVTHPGALTMPMVSGGMPEMGGLEPVVDACVTWKGSLVCVSLWVFDKETATES
- a CDS encoding chemotaxis response regulator protein-glutamate methylesterase: MATIKVLVVDDSVVVRRIVTEALAADPSIEIVGVAQNGQIALTKVASLKPDLITMDIEMPIMNGIETVTELRRRNVRTPIIMFSTLTSHGASATLDALAAGATDYVTKPTRVADPTEAVGVIKQQLLPKIKALVGRPRLSAPARVAEAQGPLRRPRAVVIGSSTGGPEALSKVIGALPAALPVPVLVTQHMPPVFTAQLANRLDRLGPSHVVEAKEGDRLDPGRIYVAPGDFHLEARSQGALVKATVHQGPQVNFCRPAVDVMFDSAVRVWGGDLLAVILTGMGADGREGARKIKDAGGRVIVQDEATSVVWGMPGAAATAGLAHQILPITEIAPAIAAVFAGRTTPTGTAPRGAGRVGVAR